The following proteins are encoded in a genomic region of Haloarcula marina:
- a CDS encoding PrkA family serine protein kinase, with translation MSGEEYIGRADESLDATYEAPMSLAQYVDTVLETPEIAAHASKYLLAAIEAAGTRTVIEEGDEKERYRFFDDPHNDGEHAILGNTEVLNAFVDDLRSIAAGRGKDEKIVWLEGPTATGKSELKRCLINGLREYSKTPEGRRYTVEWNVAGAGASDSALTYGDSPVQDEDDWYESPVQVHPLTVFPADVRADLLAELNERLDDHIEIRVEGELDPFSREAYEFLEEQYRREGVEDLFSAVTDPSHLRVKNFVVDVGRGIGILHSEDEGTPKERLVGSWMHGMLRELDSRGRKNPQAFSYDGVLSQGNGLLTVVEDAAQHADLLQKLLNVPDESRVKLDKGIGMDVDTQLVIISNPDLEAQLNQHAEREGQDPLKALKRRLDKHEFTYLTNLSLEAQLLRRELTNETQVWDPESWEQLETWIQEPVTVAVRDDIETATEKELAPHTIEAAALYAVVSRLDGTNVPNGLDLVDKALLFDRGYLMEGDERVDIEDYDLETTDRDGDHGIPVTYVRDIVADLLHETQDRHHPDLPVEHVIMPRDVLNAIAEGMGDAPVFSTTEASENEERVVPVKNHIFGEQERDVLDAMMRDKRVDEATVEEYIEQVYAWASDDKIENERGEYVDPDPLKMKVFEIEHLGRFDESNYANNDPDEAVAAFRTDKIITALNRHAWQRRDEEFRVADVNPKEIPVIKTVLGSHDWDDVKRTYEDFDPRQWDTPPSGTETARIKEQTIANMVDMHGYSEAAAELTSRHVMNQVSYRWD, from the coding sequence ATGAGCGGCGAGGAGTACATCGGCCGGGCGGACGAGTCCCTCGACGCCACCTACGAGGCCCCGATGAGCCTCGCGCAGTACGTCGACACCGTCCTCGAGACGCCCGAGATAGCGGCACACGCCTCGAAGTACCTGCTCGCGGCCATCGAGGCGGCGGGCACGCGGACCGTCATCGAGGAGGGCGACGAGAAGGAGCGCTACCGCTTCTTCGACGACCCGCACAACGACGGCGAGCACGCCATCCTCGGCAACACCGAGGTGCTGAACGCGTTCGTCGACGACCTGCGCTCCATCGCGGCGGGACGGGGCAAAGACGAGAAAATCGTCTGGCTCGAAGGGCCGACGGCGACCGGGAAGTCCGAACTGAAGCGGTGTCTCATCAACGGCCTTCGAGAGTACTCGAAGACGCCCGAGGGTCGACGGTACACCGTTGAATGGAACGTCGCCGGGGCGGGCGCGAGCGACAGCGCCCTGACCTACGGCGATTCGCCGGTCCAAGACGAGGACGACTGGTACGAGAGTCCCGTCCAAGTCCACCCGCTGACCGTCTTCCCCGCCGACGTGCGGGCGGACTTGCTGGCCGAACTGAACGAGCGACTCGACGACCACATCGAGATTCGGGTCGAGGGCGAACTGGACCCCTTCTCGCGCGAAGCGTACGAGTTCCTCGAAGAGCAGTACCGCCGAGAGGGAGTCGAAGACCTGTTCTCGGCGGTCACCGACCCGTCGCATCTGCGGGTGAAGAACTTCGTCGTCGACGTGGGCCGGGGCATCGGTATCCTCCACTCCGAGGACGAGGGGACGCCGAAGGAGCGACTCGTCGGGTCGTGGATGCACGGGATGCTCCGCGAACTCGACTCGCGGGGCCGGAAGAACCCGCAAGCGTTCTCCTACGACGGCGTCCTCTCGCAGGGCAACGGCCTGCTGACCGTCGTCGAAGACGCCGCTCAGCACGCCGACCTGCTCCAGAAACTGCTGAACGTGCCCGACGAGAGTCGAGTGAAACTGGACAAGGGCATCGGGATGGACGTGGACACGCAGTTGGTCATCATCTCGAACCCCGACCTGGAAGCCCAGTTGAACCAGCACGCCGAACGCGAGGGACAGGACCCGCTGAAGGCGCTGAAACGACGCCTGGACAAACACGAGTTCACGTACCTGACGAACCTCTCCTTGGAGGCCCAACTGCTCCGACGGGAACTGACCAACGAGACGCAGGTCTGGGACCCCGAGTCGTGGGAGCAGTTGGAGACGTGGATTCAGGAGCCGGTCACCGTCGCCGTGCGCGACGACATCGAGACGGCCACCGAGAAGGAACTGGCTCCGCACACCATCGAGGCGGCGGCGCTGTACGCCGTCGTCTCCCGTCTCGACGGGACGAACGTCCCGAACGGGTTGGACCTCGTGGACAAGGCGCTGTTGTTCGACCGCGGCTACCTGATGGAGGGCGACGAGCGAGTCGACATCGAGGACTACGACTTGGAGACGACAGACCGGGACGGCGACCACGGCATCCCCGTGACGTACGTCCGGGACATCGTCGCCGACCTCTTACACGAGACGCAGGACCGCCACCATCCGGACCTCCCCGTCGAACACGTCATCATGCCCCGCGACGTGCTGAACGCGATTGCCGAGGGGATGGGTGACGCCCCCGTGTTCTCGACCACCGAAGCGAGCGAGAACGAGGAGCGCGTCGTGCCCGTGAAAAACCACATCTTCGGCGAACAGGAGCGGGACGTGTTGGACGCGATGATGCGCGATAAGCGGGTCGACGAGGCCACCGTCGAGGAGTACATCGAGCAGGTGTACGCGTGGGCCTCCGACGACAAGATAGAGAACGAGCGCGGCGAGTACGTCGACCCGGACCCCCTGAAGATGAAGGTGTTCGAGATAGAGCACCTCGGGCGGTTCGACGAGTCGAACTACGCGAACAACGACCCCGACGAGGCGGTCGCCGCGTTCCGGACGGACAAGATAATCACGGCGCTGAACCGCCACGCGTGGCAGCGCCGCGACGAGGAGTTCCGGGTCGCCGACGTGAACCCGAAGGAGATCCCCGTCATCAAGACCGTGCTCGGGAGCCACGACTGGGACGACGTGAAGCGGACCTACGAGGACTTCGACCCACGGCAGTGGGACACCCCGCCGTCGGGGACCGAGACGGCCCGCATCAAGGAGCAGACGATAGCGAACATGGTCGACATGCACGGCTACAGCGAGGCGGCGGCGGAACTGACCAGCCGTCACGTCATGAATCAGGTGAGTTACCGATGGGACTGA
- a CDS encoding PrkA family serine protein kinase, with the protein MSKNKETLEALSKEYQDTIPADLRKTRSFEWYLEQLYDEPRIARNAHQRVADMFDYYGTAYDEDAGVVEYEIASDDPLHDGENTFYGREVHEAIHEFVNKVKSGARGLGPEKRIKLLLGPVGSGKSDFDRQVRTYYEDYTRRDEGRMYTFRWTNLCDVVHDQDPGDDLVRSPMNQDPLVLLPQDQRDRVIEQINEELDAPYTIRNEQALDPASEFYMDQLLAHYDDDLQAVLENHVEIIRFVADENQRQGIETFEPKDKKNQDETELTGDVNYSKIAIYGESDPRAFDYSGAFCNANRGIFSGEELLKLQREFLYDFLHASQEQTIKPKNNPRIDIDQVIVGRTNMPEYRDKKGDEKMEAFNDRTKRIDFPYVLQYEEEAKIYRKMLRNADLPDIHVEPHSLEMAGLFGVLTRIEEPDTESVDLVQKAKAYNGEIDEADDIDVKKLREEADKMADIGEGMDGVSPRFIGDEIAEAIMDSMHRDRQFLSPLTTFNHLEGNLENHGSIDEESFDEYYRFLELVREEYKERAIEDVRHALAYDMDEIQRQGEKYMDHVMAYIDDATVEDELTGREQEPDEQFLRSVEEKLELPEDRKDDFRQEVSNWVSRRAREGDTFNPQDNDRLRRALERKLWEDKKHNINFSALVSSGEMDDDERNQWIDALIEQGYSEAGAREVLEFAGAEVAKSEMED; encoded by the coding sequence ATGAGCAAGAACAAAGAGACACTCGAAGCGCTGAGCAAGGAGTACCAAGACACGATACCGGCGGACCTCCGAAAAACCCGGAGTTTCGAATGGTATCTCGAACAGCTCTACGACGAACCCCGTATCGCCCGGAACGCCCACCAACGGGTCGCGGACATGTTCGACTACTACGGGACGGCCTACGACGAGGACGCGGGCGTCGTCGAGTACGAAATCGCGAGCGACGACCCGCTCCACGACGGCGAGAACACCTTCTACGGACGTGAGGTCCACGAGGCCATCCACGAGTTCGTCAACAAGGTCAAATCCGGCGCGCGGGGACTCGGTCCCGAAAAACGCATCAAACTCCTGCTCGGTCCGGTCGGGTCGGGGAAATCCGACTTCGACCGGCAGGTCAGGACCTACTACGAAGACTACACCCGCCGCGACGAGGGGCGGATGTACACCTTCCGCTGGACGAACCTCTGTGACGTGGTCCACGACCAGGACCCCGGCGACGACCTCGTCCGCTCGCCGATGAACCAGGACCCCCTCGTCTTGCTCCCGCAGGACCAGCGAGACAGGGTCATCGAGCAGATAAACGAGGAACTGGACGCCCCCTACACCATCCGTAACGAGCAAGCGCTGGACCCCGCCTCCGAATTCTACATGGACCAGTTGCTGGCCCACTACGACGACGACTTACAGGCGGTCCTGGAGAACCACGTCGAGATAATCCGTTTCGTCGCCGACGAGAACCAGCGACAGGGTATCGAGACGTTCGAGCCAAAGGACAAGAAGAACCAGGACGAGACGGAACTGACGGGCGACGTCAACTACTCGAAAATCGCCATCTACGGCGAGAGCGACCCGCGGGCGTTCGACTACTCCGGCGCGTTCTGTAACGCCAACCGCGGCATCTTCTCCGGCGAGGAACTGCTGAAACTCCAGCGGGAGTTCCTCTACGACTTCCTGCACGCGAGTCAGGAACAGACCATCAAGCCGAAGAACAACCCCCGTATCGACATCGACCAGGTCATCGTCGGCCGGACGAACATGCCCGAGTACCGGGACAAGAAGGGCGACGAGAAGATGGAGGCGTTCAACGACCGGACGAAACGCATCGACTTCCCGTACGTCCTCCAGTACGAGGAGGAGGCGAAGATTTACCGGAAGATGCTCCGGAACGCAGACCTGCCGGACATCCACGTCGAACCGCACTCGCTGGAGATGGCGGGCCTGTTCGGCGTCCTGACCCGCATCGAGGAACCCGACACCGAGTCCGTCGACCTGGTCCAGAAGGCGAAGGCCTACAACGGCGAGATAGACGAGGCCGACGACATCGACGTGAAGAAACTCCGCGAGGAGGCCGACAAGATGGCCGACATCGGCGAGGGGATGGACGGCGTCTCCCCGCGGTTCATCGGCGACGAAATCGCCGAGGCCATCATGGACTCGATGCACCGCGACCGGCAGTTCCTCTCGCCGCTGACGACGTTCAATCACCTCGAAGGCAACTTGGAGAACCACGGCTCCATCGACGAGGAGTCCTTCGACGAGTACTACCGCTTCCTCGAACTCGTCCGCGAGGAGTACAAAGAGCGGGCCATCGAGGACGTGCGCCACGCCCTGGCCTACGACATGGACGAGATTCAGCGGCAGGGCGAGAAGTACATGGACCACGTGATGGCGTACATCGACGACGCGACCGTCGAGGACGAACTCACGGGCCGCGAACAGGAACCGGACGAACAGTTCCTCCGCTCCGTCGAGGAGAAACTCGAACTGCCCGAGGACCGGAAAGACGACTTCCGCCAAGAGGTGTCCAACTGGGTCTCCCGCAGAGCGCGCGAGGGCGACACGTTCAATCCGCAGGACAACGACCGCCTGCGCCGCGCCCTGGAACGCAAACTCTGGGAGGACAAGAAGCACAACATCAACTTCTCGGCGCTGGTGTCGTCCGGCGAGATGGACGACGACGAGCGCAACCAGTGGATAGACGCCCTCATCGAACAGGGCTACTCCGAGGCGGGCGCGCGAGAAGTGCTCGAATTCGCCGGCGCGGAGGTCGCCAAGAGCGAGATGGAGGACTAG
- a CDS encoding DUF5820 family protein, producing MDLDGLADDWTVWNETEEKLILAYRPDVFDSENFPAPCLPTIYLTRGKRTRRPGVDRTGEDWYVTLYLEPEVARDAESFPDRDAAVDAARTLANRFASGEFDFRSLYQVPRDDYLDELDSLTGRA from the coding sequence ATGGACCTCGACGGCCTGGCCGACGACTGGACGGTGTGGAACGAGACCGAGGAGAAACTCATCCTCGCCTACCGCCCGGACGTTTTCGACAGCGAAAACTTCCCGGCGCCGTGTCTCCCGACGATATACCTCACGCGGGGGAAGCGGACGCGTCGACCCGGCGTCGACCGGACCGGCGAGGACTGGTACGTCACGCTCTACCTCGAACCCGAAGTCGCCCGCGACGCCGAGTCGTTCCCCGACCGCGATGCCGCCGTCGACGCCGCGAGGACGCTCGCCAACCGCTTCGCCAGCGGCGAGTTCGACTTCCGCTCGCTGTATCAGGTCCCCCGCGACGACTATCTGGACGAACTCGACTCCCTGACCGGACGGGCCTGA
- a CDS encoding UPF0179 family protein, with translation MTTVTLVGTRLAAVGEEFVYHGEADGCTGCPYRDQCLNLTPGRRYEVTSVRENGQTLDCAMHDTGARAVEVRPAAIRANVPSKGAYAGSKASLGGPCPHTECPSHRYCEPAGAAFGEEYRIETIVGDPPHDYCMLDRDLTLVEFEAPDDT, from the coding sequence ATGACCACAGTTACACTCGTCGGCACCCGCCTCGCGGCGGTGGGCGAGGAGTTCGTCTACCACGGCGAGGCCGACGGCTGTACCGGGTGTCCGTACCGCGACCAGTGTCTCAACCTCACGCCCGGTCGCCGCTACGAGGTGACGAGCGTCCGCGAGAACGGACAGACGCTCGACTGCGCGATGCACGACACCGGCGCCCGCGCCGTCGAAGTCCGTCCGGCGGCGATTCGCGCGAACGTCCCCTCGAAAGGAGCCTACGCCGGGAGCAAGGCCTCCCTCGGCGGACCGTGCCCCCACACCGAGTGTCCCAGCCATCGCTACTGCGAACCCGCGGGCGCGGCATTCGGCGAGGAGTACCGCATCGAGACAATAGTGGGCGACCCGCCCCACGACTACTGCATGCTGGACCGCGACCTGACGCTGGTCGAGTTCGAGGCCCCGGACGACACGTAA
- a CDS encoding succinylglutamate desuccinylase/aspartoacylase domain-containing protein: protein MRVEQLGEGEPKIAVVGSIHGDEPCGRDGIEAVLADPPSLSEPVKFVVAHEDALAAGKRYIEADMNRVFPGDAESDVLEERLAAELAAELDGCTVLSLHSTQSYDGMFALVDEMTPFAREVLPHLSVDAVVRTAGHNEGRLFTVAPGAIEVECGYQGSAQAAANAERVIREFLAAIGVSDGDAVGRDRPLPVFQLGDPIPKSAADSYEVYARNFEEVAAGDPVAAADGNQVVAEKSFHPILLSAEGYEDVFGYTADRVGVLD, encoded by the coding sequence ATGCGAGTGGAGCAACTGGGCGAGGGTGAGCCGAAAATCGCCGTCGTGGGGAGTATCCACGGCGACGAACCGTGCGGCCGCGACGGCATCGAGGCGGTGCTCGCTGACCCGCCGTCGCTGTCGGAACCGGTGAAGTTCGTCGTCGCCCACGAGGACGCGTTGGCGGCGGGCAAGCGATACATCGAGGCGGACATGAACCGCGTCTTCCCCGGCGACGCCGAGAGCGACGTGCTCGAAGAGCGGTTAGCCGCCGAACTCGCGGCGGAACTCGACGGCTGTACCGTCCTCTCGCTGCACTCCACGCAGTCCTACGACGGCATGTTCGCGCTCGTCGACGAGATGACGCCGTTCGCCCGCGAGGTGCTCCCGCACCTCTCTGTCGACGCCGTCGTCCGGACGGCGGGGCACAACGAGGGCCGTCTGTTCACCGTCGCGCCGGGCGCCATCGAAGTCGAGTGCGGCTATCAGGGGTCCGCACAGGCCGCCGCGAACGCCGAACGGGTCATCCGCGAGTTCCTCGCGGCCATCGGCGTCAGCGACGGGGATGCGGTCGGCCGCGACAGACCGCTCCCGGTGTTCCAGTTGGGCGACCCGATTCCGAAGTCGGCGGCCGACAGCTACGAGGTGTACGCCCGGAACTTCGAGGAAGTCGCGGCCGGTGACCCCGTCGCCGCCGCCGACGGCAATCAGGTGGTCGCCGAGAAGTCGTTCCACCCGATTCTGCTTTCCGCGGAGGGCTACGAGGACGTGTTCGGCTACACCGCCGACCGGGTCGGGGTCCTCGACTGA